From Bacillus basilensis, a single genomic window includes:
- a CDS encoding AbrB/MazE/SpoVT family DNA-binding domain-containing protein translates to MKATGIIRKVDELGRIVIPKELREVLGIQIKSPLEIFVEEDKVILQKYQPYNACQITGDVSDKNISLANGNITVSIDGAKHLIKEIEKFLNKSEA, encoded by the coding sequence ATGAAAGCAACAGGAATTATTCGAAAAGTAGACGAATTAGGACGAATTGTTATTCCTAAAGAGTTACGAGAAGTATTAGGAATCCAAATCAAATCACCACTTGAAATTTTCGTAGAAGAAGATAAAGTCATTTTACAAAAATATCAACCTTACAATGCTTGTCAAATAACAGGTGATGTTTCAGATAAAAACATATCATTAGCAAATGGGAATATTACTGTTAGTATAGATGGAGCGAAACACTTAATAAAAGAAATAGAGAAGTTTTTAAACAAGAGTGAGGCTTAG
- a CDS encoding serine protease codes for MNSSTANKQKGIQLIPFTVNKVVEQVNEIPPGVQLIHAPQVWEKSAQGKDIVVAVLDTGCDMNHIDLKDRIIGGRNFTKDYEGDPNIYLDNNGHGTHVAGTIAATENGVGVLGVAPLAKMLVLKVLAGDGSGSYEQIIEAIHYAVNWRGPNKEKVRVISMSLGGPQDVPELHEAIQNAVKQDVLVVCAAGNNGDCNDNTEELDFPGAYSEVIEVGAVNLERKIACFSNSNQEIDLVAPGDEILSTYPEGKYAVLSGTSMATPHVAGALALLIKQCEREYGRKLSEPEIYAQLIKRTVPLGYERTSEGNGLIDLLKE; via the coding sequence ATGAACAGTAGTACAGCGAATAAACAAAAAGGTATACAATTGATTCCTTTTACTGTAAATAAGGTGGTTGAACAAGTAAATGAAATTCCACCAGGTGTACAACTCATTCATGCTCCGCAAGTATGGGAGAAGAGTGCGCAAGGAAAAGATATTGTTGTTGCCGTATTAGATACAGGATGTGATATGAATCATATAGATTTAAAGGATCGTATTATCGGTGGAAGAAATTTCACGAAAGATTACGAAGGGGATCCAAATATTTATCTTGATAATAACGGACACGGTACTCATGTAGCGGGGACAATTGCAGCGACTGAAAATGGTGTCGGTGTTTTAGGAGTCGCACCACTTGCTAAAATGTTAGTATTAAAGGTTTTAGCTGGAGATGGTTCTGGGAGTTATGAGCAAATTATTGAGGCGATTCATTATGCTGTAAATTGGAGAGGGCCTAATAAAGAAAAAGTTAGAGTTATTTCAATGTCACTTGGTGGCCCGCAAGACGTTCCAGAATTACATGAAGCAATTCAAAATGCGGTAAAGCAAGATGTTCTTGTTGTATGTGCTGCTGGTAATAATGGGGATTGTAATGATAATACGGAGGAACTAGATTTCCCAGGTGCCTATTCCGAAGTAATCGAAGTTGGCGCTGTCAATTTAGAGCGGAAAATCGCATGTTTTAGTAATTCAAATCAAGAAATTGATTTAGTGGCGCCAGGCGATGAAATATTATCTACGTATCCTGAGGGGAAATATGCGGTATTAAGTGGAACTTCTATGGCGACACCGCATGTCGCTGGAGCGCTAGCATTGCTTATAAAGCAGTGTGAAAGGGAATATGGTAGAAAATTATCAGAGCCAGAAATATATGCACAACTTATTAAAAGAACTGTACCTTTAGGATATGAACGTACATCTGAAGGGAATGGATTAATAGATTTATTAAAAGAATAG
- a CDS encoding helix-turn-helix transcriptional regulator codes for MRTLYHPNREEIQFSSVLYALSDQIRLQIVTMLLEKNEQSCGSLNIPIAKSTLSHHFKVLRESGVMYTRLEGTQRFISIREDDLNARFPGLLNVVTHATEPY; via the coding sequence ATGCGTACTCTCTATCATCCAAATCGAGAAGAAATTCAATTCTCTTCTGTCTTATACGCACTTAGCGATCAAATTCGTTTGCAAATTGTAACTATGCTACTAGAGAAAAATGAACAATCTTGTGGTTCGTTAAACATTCCGATTGCGAAATCAACTTTATCTCACCATTTCAAAGTTTTACGTGAATCCGGTGTTATGTATACACGCCTTGAAGGAACTCAACGTTTCATTTCAATTCGTGAAGATGACTTAAATGCTAGATTCCCGGGTTTATTAAACGTCGTAACACATGCGACAGAACCATACTAA
- a CDS encoding aldo/keto reductase, with translation MKYTKLHKAGLNISKLGLGTNAIGGHNLYADVNEEEGKRLIEEAIQQGITFFDTADSYGFGRSEELVGEVLKGKRHEVVLATKGGIQPLLNGGVYINNEPSYLRNAVENSLRRLQTDYIDLYYLHFTNSETSYIDSIGELTRLKAEGKIRSIGISNVNVEQLKEANQHGHIDVVQSPYNMLDRTAGEKLLPYCIELGISFIPYGPLAFGILGGKYTEDFKLNEGDWRQSVNLFEENTYKNNFKKVEKLKGLAKEKDLEVSHLALAWLLNKKGIDTVIPGGKRAEQIKESVRAVEVSLNEKVIKEIESILED, from the coding sequence ATGAAGTATACAAAATTGCACAAGGCAGGACTAAATATTTCAAAGTTGGGGTTAGGAACAAATGCTATTGGAGGACATAATTTATATGCTGATGTGAACGAGGAAGAAGGGAAACGATTAATAGAAGAAGCTATCCAGCAAGGGATTACCTTTTTTGATACAGCAGATTCATACGGTTTCGGTAGATCAGAAGAATTAGTAGGAGAAGTATTAAAAGGAAAACGCCACGAAGTTGTACTTGCTACAAAAGGTGGAATACAGCCGTTATTAAATGGAGGGGTTTATATTAATAATGAACCAAGCTATTTAAGAAATGCTGTAGAAAATAGTTTAAGAAGATTACAAACTGATTATATTGATTTATATTATTTACATTTTACAAATTCTGAAACAAGTTACATAGATTCAATTGGAGAGCTTACTCGCCTAAAAGCAGAAGGAAAAATTCGTTCAATTGGCATATCTAACGTAAACGTAGAACAATTAAAAGAAGCGAATCAACATGGTCATATAGATGTTGTACAATCACCGTATAATATGTTAGATCGTACTGCTGGGGAAAAACTTTTGCCATATTGTATAGAATTAGGTATTTCATTTATTCCTTACGGGCCTCTTGCTTTTGGGATACTAGGCGGTAAATATACAGAAGATTTTAAATTAAACGAAGGAGATTGGCGTCAAAGTGTAAATCTATTTGAAGAGAATACATATAAGAATAACTTTAAGAAAGTTGAAAAGTTAAAAGGCTTAGCTAAAGAAAAGGATCTCGAAGTATCGCATTTAGCTTTAGCGTGGTTATTAAACAAAAAAGGAATTGATACTGTTATTCCTGGTGGGAAACGAGCGGAGCAAATAAAAGAAAGTGTAAGAGCGGTGGAAGTTTCATTGAATGAAAAGGTTATAAAAGAGATTGAATCTATTTTAGAAGATTAG
- a CDS encoding MFS transporter, with protein sequence MKRVLAVFFTIMFMIGTDTFLISPLLPTLQQVYHISTELSGWMVSSYALGYAGFALITGPISDGLNRKKVMVIGMSFFAISTFLCGIAPSFLWMLTFRFLAGVSAAFVSPQVWASIPLLIEKKQIVKAIGIATAGLSIAQILGLPIGAYLATKHYTTPFFVIGILSALLVVLIYVVLPEIQPVHIGGNKTNILKRYKQLLTDSKASVSYFAYFVFQTGNFAAFSFFGVWFSSQFGLQVHEVGTAMLVLGLGNLTGNIFGPRIVNKIGYNLSFYGGIIFIAVLYVLLPHIKNIIFVELLFFVLFFVTGILFVLMMRHLQNMSIVARGTGAALANASMYIGQMIGAAIAGLLFAASHNFIFVGSFTAFLYVVALLLFRKSEKLTGNRETGIAS encoded by the coding sequence ATGAAAAGAGTACTAGCTGTATTCTTTACAATCATGTTTATGATCGGTACAGATACTTTCTTAATTTCACCACTTTTACCGACTTTACAACAGGTGTATCATATTTCAACTGAGTTGTCAGGGTGGATGGTGAGTTCATATGCTTTAGGATACGCTGGATTTGCGCTTATCACTGGTCCTATATCAGATGGCTTAAACAGAAAAAAAGTGATGGTAATAGGAATGAGTTTTTTTGCGATAAGTACGTTTTTATGTGGAATTGCACCGAGTTTTCTATGGATGCTAACATTTAGATTCTTAGCAGGTGTAAGTGCAGCCTTTGTATCTCCACAAGTGTGGGCATCTATTCCGCTCCTAATAGAGAAGAAGCAAATTGTAAAAGCGATTGGAATTGCAACAGCAGGGCTATCAATCGCCCAAATTTTAGGACTGCCAATTGGAGCATATTTAGCAACGAAACATTATACAACACCATTCTTCGTCATTGGTATATTATCAGCACTACTTGTCGTTCTTATTTATGTAGTATTACCAGAAATACAACCGGTTCACATAGGTGGAAATAAAACAAACATTTTAAAACGCTATAAACAATTACTTACAGATTCAAAGGCTTCAGTATCTTATTTTGCATATTTTGTTTTTCAAACTGGTAATTTTGCTGCATTTTCATTCTTTGGTGTGTGGTTTTCCAGTCAATTTGGCTTACAAGTTCATGAAGTAGGTACAGCTATGCTCGTATTAGGATTAGGAAATTTAACTGGGAATATTTTTGGTCCTAGAATCGTAAATAAAATTGGTTATAACCTTTCTTTCTATGGCGGCATTATATTTATAGCAGTGCTATATGTATTACTTCCTCATATAAAGAACATTATATTTGTGGAGTTATTATTTTTTGTTTTATTTTTTGTGACAGGAATTTTGTTTGTATTGATGATGAGGCACTTACAAAACATGTCTATTGTAGCAAGAGGAACAGGAGCAGCTCTTGCTAATGCTTCGATGTATATTGGTCAAATGATAGGAGCGGCAATAGCAGGACTGCTATTTGCGGCATCTCACAATTTTATATTTGTAGGTAGTTTTACTGCTTTCCTATATGTAGTCGCTTTATTATTGTTTAGAAAAAGTGAAAAACTTACTGGAAATCGTGAAACAGGAATTGCTTCATAA
- a CDS encoding DUF805 domain-containing protein gives MQWYLNALKNYGNFSGRATRKEYWIFSLSNIVIFWLLLFLSSFSEVLVAIIALLFMLVMIIPSFSVGARRLHDIGKTGWWQLLNFVPFGSVVLLVFFIIESEENDNQYGPNPHTKLKEAI, from the coding sequence ATGCAATGGTATTTGAACGCTCTAAAGAATTATGGGAATTTTAGTGGTAGAGCTACGCGAAAAGAGTACTGGATTTTTAGTTTATCCAATATCGTAATTTTTTGGCTACTTTTGTTTTTATCATCATTTTCAGAGGTTTTGGTTGCTATTATTGCATTGCTATTTATGTTAGTAATGATTATACCAAGCTTTTCGGTTGGAGCACGTCGGTTACATGATATTGGGAAAACAGGATGGTGGCAACTACTAAATTTTGTACCATTTGGTAGCGTTGTTTTACTTGTATTTTTCATCATTGAAAGTGAAGAAAATGACAATCAATACGGACCAAATCCGCATACAAAGTTAAAAGAAGCGATTTAA
- a CDS encoding DUF4257 domain-containing protein: protein MEMYQWLTAVLVGGITGFVSHLINNQGKLLLPRRLKTFFHFGFLTDIFTGSLAALLGLVLFDVTLIKEIIKVSIVTAISGQTFLLHQALGGEQAKNTQIGKADEKIQEIDKLLRR from the coding sequence ATGGAAATGTATCAATGGCTAACTGCTGTTCTCGTTGGTGGCATTACCGGTTTCGTTTCCCATCTAATCAATAACCAAGGTAAGTTATTGCTTCCACGCCGTTTGAAAACTTTTTTTCACTTTGGGTTTTTGACTGATATTTTCACTGGTAGTTTAGCTGCACTTCTTGGACTCGTTTTATTCGATGTCACCTTAATAAAAGAAATTATTAAAGTATCCATTGTGACTGCTATTTCCGGTCAGACTTTCTTACTGCACCAAGCGCTTGGTGGTGAGCAGGCTAAAAATACACAAATTGGGAAAGCTGATGAGAAGATTCAAGAAATTGACAAATTATTACGACGTTAG
- a CDS encoding DinB family protein — protein sequence MNIDYRIRSVDGYTKNIGELVSMLEHTRAVTLQGIKDLSVEQLDLIIPSGGNSIGALLKHIAAIEKAHQLISFQGRDFTKEELEIWEDALYLGEAGRTIHGHEIQYYVKLLQSVREESLKYLSKQDDEWLMSERKWPNGVAHNQHYLWFHVLEDEISHRGQIRMMKKLFENYVK from the coding sequence ATGAATATAGATTACCGAATAAGAAGTGTGGATGGTTATACAAAAAATATAGGGGAATTAGTAAGCATGCTGGAGCATACGAGGGCTGTAACATTACAGGGAATAAAAGATCTATCAGTTGAGCAATTAGATTTAATTATACCGAGTGGAGGGAATTCCATTGGAGCGTTACTAAAGCATATAGCAGCTATAGAAAAAGCTCACCAACTTATTTCATTTCAAGGGCGTGACTTCACAAAGGAAGAATTAGAAATATGGGAAGACGCACTGTATTTAGGGGAAGCGGGGAGAACAATCCATGGTCATGAAATACAGTATTATGTAAAACTTCTACAAAGTGTTCGAGAAGAATCTTTGAAGTATTTGAGTAAACAAGATGATGAATGGCTAATGTCAGAAAGAAAGTGGCCTAACGGTGTAGCGCATAACCAGCATTATCTGTGGTTTCACGTGCTAGAAGATGAGATTAGTCATCGTGGACAAATTAGAATGATGAAAAAATTGTTTGAAAATTACGTTAAATGA
- the rsgA gene encoding ribosome small subunit-dependent GTPase A, with translation MNQNILESFGWDSFFEERVVENFEVGRILLEHKHIYRIICNDGEYMAELSGKFRHEAVTKGDYPAVGDWVYIKKIENEKKAIIHRIFPRRSSFSRQEAGNRTEEQVIAANVDYLFLVNALNHDFNVRRIERYLLLAYESGAIPVIVLTKSSLCEDVEQKIVETEAVAIGVPIFVVDSLEHTGIESLQQFVASGKTIALVGSSGVGKSTLLNAVIGIEVAKTGDIREEDSKGRHTTTHRELFRLPSGGLVIDTPGMRELQLWEGSDAIQTTFSDIEELAKTCRFRDCKHENEPGCAVHNAIDNGIITINRLQSYKKLQKELAYFMRKQDAILARAERDKWKKITKQHKKM, from the coding sequence TTGAATCAAAATATTTTAGAATCGTTCGGCTGGGATTCTTTTTTTGAGGAACGAGTTGTAGAGAACTTTGAAGTAGGACGAATTTTACTTGAGCATAAGCATATATATCGAATTATTTGTAATGATGGTGAATATATGGCAGAGCTGTCTGGAAAGTTTCGACATGAAGCAGTAACGAAGGGAGATTATCCAGCAGTTGGTGATTGGGTGTATATAAAGAAAATAGAGAATGAAAAGAAGGCAATTATTCATCGCATTTTTCCGAGAAGAAGCTCTTTTTCTAGACAAGAGGCTGGTAATCGAACGGAAGAACAAGTAATAGCGGCCAATGTAGATTATTTATTTTTAGTGAATGCACTGAACCATGATTTTAACGTAAGAAGAATAGAACGTTATTTACTATTAGCGTATGAAAGCGGTGCGATACCAGTTATTGTTTTAACAAAGAGTAGCTTATGTGAAGACGTGGAACAGAAAATTGTAGAAACGGAAGCTGTAGCAATTGGTGTTCCAATCTTCGTCGTTGATAGTTTAGAGCATACTGGGATTGAATCGTTGCAGCAATTTGTTGCTTCAGGAAAAACAATTGCTTTAGTCGGTTCATCTGGGGTTGGAAAATCCACTTTATTAAATGCAGTCATAGGAATTGAAGTAGCAAAAACGGGAGATATTCGTGAGGAAGATAGTAAAGGAAGACATACGACAACGCATCGTGAATTGTTCCGATTACCGAGTGGTGGTTTAGTTATTGATACACCAGGCATGAGGGAACTACAACTTTGGGAAGGAAGCGATGCGATTCAAACAACATTTTCTGATATTGAAGAACTAGCAAAAACGTGCCGTTTCCGAGATTGTAAGCATGAAAATGAGCCAGGGTGTGCAGTGCATAATGCAATTGATAACGGAATTATTACGATAAATCGTTTGCAAAGCTATAAAAAATTACAAAAAGAACTGGCGTATTTTATGAGAAAACAAGATGCTATTCTTGCAAGAGCAGAGCGTGATAAGTGGAAAAAGATTACTAAACAGCATAAAAAAATGTGA
- a CDS encoding methyl-accepting chemotaxis protein, whose amino-acid sequence MGRLLNWFRDMKVAKKLLISFFVILIAAVSIIGGMSYQTAKKNFESQITSSANDNIKILDNLINQMIDAKFNDVNSFARVIQGNMYQSDSHDELRKMLSQYINLNKDVEQVYVAGNDKKFVQEPNIQMAADYDPTERSWYKDAVAKQGGIVITEPYKAKGNGHIVVTIAKQTEDKNGVVAVDLSLDNLLKTTKLINIGKKGYAFILDGKQKIIAHPQEKSGDKAADSWAKKIYEDNHGAFSYSYGDSEKKMVFATNVKTGWKIGGTMYSNEVIEAAQPVFYNMLIVMFISLVIGGALIYFVTLSITKPLKRLVATSKEISEGDLTQTIEIHSNDEIGQLAKGFNEMTDALRTLIGRINTSAGHVAAASEELTASVRQASEATEQITTAMDEISSGATTQTTSVENGAMLLFDVTEGIQHVANSSSSINTASAHTREKAEDGGKLVGKTVNQMQSIAESVSQSDEVIQLLNNKSKQIGDILEVIQNIADQTNLLALNAAIEAARAGEHGRGFAIVADEVRKLAEKSSVSSSEISKLICEIQDDMSKTVKSMGHVNEEVQSGLVIANETKQNFNEILQSTNEIADQIKTMVETANGMSKGANEVSISVGQIAMTAQNNATSTQNVAASAEEQLASIEEISSAAGTLSQMAEELQGLIERFKV is encoded by the coding sequence ATGGGTAGACTATTAAATTGGTTTCGTGATATGAAAGTAGCAAAAAAACTACTAATTTCATTTTTCGTCATTTTAATTGCGGCTGTTTCTATTATCGGAGGCATGTCTTATCAAACAGCTAAAAAGAATTTTGAATCACAAATTACGAGTAGTGCTAACGACAATATAAAAATACTGGATAATTTAATCAATCAAATGATTGATGCGAAATTTAATGACGTGAATAGTTTTGCACGGGTGATTCAAGGGAATATGTATCAAAGCGATAGTCATGATGAATTAAGGAAAATGTTATCTCAATATATAAATTTAAATAAAGATGTTGAACAAGTATATGTTGCCGGAAATGATAAAAAATTTGTGCAAGAACCAAATATACAAATGGCAGCAGACTATGATCCCACAGAGCGTTCTTGGTATAAAGATGCAGTTGCAAAACAAGGTGGCATTGTAATTACTGAGCCGTATAAGGCAAAAGGAAATGGACATATTGTCGTAACAATTGCAAAACAAACAGAAGATAAAAACGGTGTTGTTGCAGTAGATTTAAGTTTAGATAATTTATTAAAAACAACAAAGTTAATCAATATTGGTAAAAAAGGATATGCTTTCATTTTAGATGGGAAACAAAAAATAATTGCTCATCCACAAGAAAAATCAGGAGATAAGGCAGCTGATTCTTGGGCAAAGAAAATTTACGAAGATAATCATGGTGCTTTTTCTTACTCTTATGGCGATAGTGAAAAGAAAATGGTATTTGCTACGAATGTAAAAACAGGTTGGAAAATTGGCGGGACGATGTACTCAAATGAAGTAATTGAAGCTGCGCAGCCTGTATTTTATAATATGTTAATTGTTATGTTCATTTCATTAGTTATAGGCGGAGCTCTTATTTATTTTGTGACACTTTCTATAACGAAGCCATTAAAAAGATTAGTTGCCACTTCTAAAGAAATAAGTGAGGGAGATTTAACACAAACAATTGAAATTCATTCTAATGATGAAATTGGTCAACTTGCAAAAGGATTTAATGAGATGACAGATGCATTGCGAACGTTAATCGGAAGAATTAATACTTCGGCTGGACATGTTGCAGCAGCATCAGAAGAGCTAACGGCAAGTGTAAGACAGGCCAGTGAAGCGACTGAGCAAATTACAACGGCAATGGATGAAATATCGAGCGGGGCAACAACGCAAACGACAAGTGTAGAAAATGGTGCAATGTTACTATTTGATGTAACAGAAGGAATTCAGCATGTAGCAAATAGTTCATCATCAATTAATACGGCTTCTGCTCATACTCGTGAAAAAGCAGAAGATGGTGGAAAACTGGTCGGAAAAACAGTAAATCAAATGCAGTCTATTGCAGAATCTGTTTCGCAATCAGATGAAGTTATACAGTTATTAAATAATAAATCAAAACAAATTGGTGACATACTAGAAGTAATTCAAAATATCGCAGATCAAACAAATCTTCTAGCTTTGAATGCAGCAATTGAAGCTGCAAGAGCAGGAGAGCACGGAAGAGGATTTGCAATCGTTGCAGATGAAGTACGTAAATTGGCGGAGAAGTCTAGCGTATCCTCTAGTGAAATTAGTAAATTAATATGTGAAATACAAGATGACATGAGTAAGACGGTAAAGTCTATGGGTCATGTAAATGAAGAAGTTCAATCTGGACTTGTTATTGCGAATGAAACGAAGCAAAACTTTAATGAGATTTTACAATCTACAAATGAAATTGCAGATCAAATTAAAACGATGGTTGAAACGGCTAACGGGATGTCAAAAGGTGCAAATGAAGTGTCTATTTCAGTAGGGCAAATTGCAATGACAGCACAGAATAATGCGACGAGTACTCAAAACGTTGCAGCATCGGCAGAAGAACAACTAGCGTCCATCGAAGAGATTAGTTCTGCAGCTGGTACATTATCTCAAATGGCTGAAGAGTTACAAGGGTTAATTGAAAGATTTAAAGTTTAA
- a CDS encoding DUF3979 family protein: MLYEDLMTLFQAAPKEEGRGGWKYIIQERNDKYEIVDEMLKNRMSVELYFNEYDEVKITLYKDGMPISTMQRIAISKVELDEEEEGIQFVLERMPSRMVRLQLKPYLALEMGPYWEVCDDCE, translated from the coding sequence ATGCTATACGAGGATTTGATGACATTATTTCAAGCAGCTCCGAAAGAAGAAGGTAGAGGCGGCTGGAAATATATAATCCAGGAACGAAATGATAAATATGAAATTGTTGATGAAATGTTGAAAAATCGAATGAGTGTTGAATTGTATTTTAATGAATATGATGAGGTGAAAATCACTTTATATAAAGATGGAATGCCTATTTCTACTATGCAAAGAATTGCGATTTCAAAAGTTGAATTAGACGAAGAGGAAGAAGGGATTCAATTCGTTTTAGAACGTATGCCTAGTCGGATGGTTCGGTTGCAATTAAAGCCATATTTGGCATTGGAAATGGGGCCGTACTGGGAAGTATGTGATGATTGTGAATGA